From a single Bos indicus isolate NIAB-ARS_2022 breed Sahiwal x Tharparkar chromosome 11, NIAB-ARS_B.indTharparkar_mat_pri_1.0, whole genome shotgun sequence genomic region:
- the TMSB10 gene encoding thymosin beta-10 — protein sequence MADKPDLGEINSFDKAKLKKTETQEKNTLPTKETIEQEKQAK from the exons ATGGCAGACAAGCCCGACTTGGGGGAAATCAACAGCTTCGATAAGGCCAAGCTGAAGAAGACTGAGACGCAGGAGAAGAACACCCTGCCGACCAAAGAGA CCATTGAGCAGGAGAAGCAAGCAAAGTGA